The following proteins are co-located in the Candidatus Accumulibacter cognatus genome:
- the psd gene encoding phosphatidylserine decarboxylase (Phosphatidylserine decarboxylase is synthesized as a single chain precursor. Generation of the pyruvoyl active site from a Ser is coupled to cleavage of a Gly-Ser bond between the larger (beta) and smaller (alpha chains). It is an integral membrane protein.), with amino-acid sequence MSDRLAVLSQYFLPKQALSTIAGKLAESEAGGLTTRVIRWFVQRYGVDLSEAVDTDPISYRSFNEFFTRPLRAGARPLADAAFLCPVDGAISQFGAIEHDQIFQAKGHRYSTVALVGGDRSLAARFENGAFATLYLSPRDYHRIHMPVDGRLTRMIHVPGALFSVNPATARGVPGLFARNERVVCVFEAGFGPFVLILVGATIVGSMATVWHGTVNPPRVRKIREWRYDDQQIVLKKGDEMGRFLLGSTVVVLFPKDTLHFNPAWAPARPIRMGEMMATPAERSRPAPEGSGDNSGRT; translated from the coding sequence GTGTCCGACCGTCTTGCCGTACTGTCCCAATACTTTCTGCCCAAACAAGCCCTGAGCACAATCGCCGGCAAGCTCGCCGAGAGTGAGGCCGGCGGCCTGACGACCCGTGTCATCCGCTGGTTCGTTCAGCGCTACGGCGTTGACCTGAGCGAGGCCGTCGATACCGATCCGATCAGCTACAGGAGCTTCAACGAGTTCTTTACCCGACCGCTGCGTGCCGGTGCCCGGCCGCTTGCCGACGCCGCTTTTCTCTGTCCGGTCGACGGTGCGATCAGTCAGTTTGGCGCCATCGAACACGACCAGATTTTTCAGGCCAAAGGTCATCGCTATTCGACCGTCGCCCTCGTCGGCGGCGACCGCTCACTCGCCGCCCGCTTCGAGAACGGCGCTTTCGCCACCCTCTACCTCAGTCCGCGCGACTATCACCGAATTCACATGCCGGTTGACGGCCGCCTGACGCGAATGATCCATGTTCCCGGCGCGCTATTCTCGGTCAATCCGGCGACCGCACGTGGCGTACCGGGATTGTTCGCCCGCAACGAGCGGGTCGTTTGCGTCTTCGAGGCCGGGTTTGGCCCATTCGTCCTGATCCTGGTCGGCGCGACCATCGTCGGCAGCATGGCCACCGTCTGGCATGGCACCGTCAACCCACCGCGTGTCCGCAAAATTCGGGAATGGCGCTACGACGATCAGCAGATCGTCCTCAAGAAAGGCGATGAAATGGGCCGCTTCCTGCTCGGCTCGACGGTGGTCGTACTCTTCCCGAAAGACACGCTCCACTTCAACCCGGCCTGGGCGCCCGCCCGCCCGATCCGCATGGGCGAGATGATGGCTACTCCTGCCGAACGATCTCGGCCTGCACCCGAGGGATCAGGCGACAATTCCGGTAGAACCTGA
- the rimO gene encoding 30S ribosomal protein S12 methylthiotransferase RimO: protein MSRPKSIGVVSLGCPKALVDSEQILTRLRAEGYLISPSYEGADLVVVNTCGFIDAAVEESLDAIGEALTANGKVIVTGCLGAREEVIRQAHPQVLAVTGPHAANEVLQQVHAHLPQPHDPFSSLVPPQGIKLTPQHFAYLKISEGCNHSCTFCIIPSMRGPLVSRPIGEVLQEARTLADAGVRELLIISQDTSAYGVDVKYRTGFVGGRPLRTRLQELCEALAELGIWVRLHYVYPYPSVDALLPLMAEGKLLPYLDVPFQHASPRILKAMKRPASAENNLERIQAWRAVCPEITVRSTFITGFPGESEAEFEELLAFIAAARLDRVGCFAYSPVAGAAANALPGALPEELREERRRRLMELQEDISAELLAAKIGREIDVLVDEVDEEGTIARSAADAPEIDGLVFVNDHFDAEPGDFLRVRVVDADEHDLYAELVAEPA from the coding sequence ATGTCCAGACCGAAAAGCATAGGTGTGGTTTCCCTTGGGTGCCCAAAGGCGCTCGTCGACTCGGAACAGATTCTCACCCGGTTGCGCGCCGAGGGCTATCTGATTTCGCCTTCCTACGAAGGCGCTGATCTGGTCGTCGTCAACACCTGCGGTTTCATCGATGCCGCGGTAGAGGAGTCGCTCGACGCCATCGGCGAGGCTCTGACCGCGAACGGCAAGGTGATCGTCACCGGTTGCCTGGGTGCCAGGGAAGAAGTGATCCGCCAGGCGCACCCGCAGGTACTGGCGGTGACCGGCCCGCATGCCGCCAACGAAGTGCTGCAGCAAGTGCATGCGCATTTGCCGCAGCCGCACGACCCGTTCTCCAGCCTGGTCCCGCCGCAGGGCATCAAGCTGACGCCGCAGCATTTTGCCTACCTGAAGATTTCCGAGGGCTGCAATCACAGTTGCACTTTCTGTATCATCCCCTCGATGCGCGGACCTCTGGTCAGCAGACCGATCGGTGAGGTGCTGCAGGAAGCCAGAACGCTGGCCGACGCCGGCGTGCGCGAACTGCTCATCATTTCGCAGGACACCAGCGCCTACGGTGTCGATGTGAAGTACCGAACCGGCTTTGTCGGTGGTCGTCCGTTGCGGACCCGGCTGCAGGAACTCTGCGAAGCGCTGGCGGAGCTGGGCATCTGGGTGCGCCTGCACTACGTCTATCCGTATCCGAGCGTCGACGCGCTGTTGCCGCTGATGGCCGAGGGCAAGCTGCTGCCGTACCTCGATGTGCCTTTCCAGCACGCCAGCCCGCGCATTTTGAAGGCCATGAAGCGTCCGGCGAGTGCCGAGAACAATCTCGAACGGATTCAGGCGTGGCGGGCCGTCTGCCCCGAGATCACGGTGCGTAGCACCTTCATCACTGGCTTCCCAGGAGAGAGTGAAGCGGAATTCGAAGAATTGCTGGCTTTCATCGCGGCGGCACGCCTAGATCGCGTCGGCTGTTTCGCCTATTCGCCGGTTGCCGGCGCGGCAGCCAATGCCTTGCCGGGTGCGCTGCCAGAGGAGCTTCGCGAGGAACGCCGGCGTCGTCTGATGGAGTTGCAGGAAGATATTTCCGCAGAGTTGCTGGCGGCGAAGATCGGGCGTGAAATCGACGTCCTGGTCGACGAGGTGGACGAGGAGGGAACGATCGCCCGTTCGGCCGCCGATGCGCCGGAAATCGATGGCCTGGTGTTCGTCAATGATCATTTCGACGCCGAACCGGGTGACTTTCTGCGGGTGCGGGTGGTCGATGCCGACGAGCACGATCTCTATGCCGAACTTGTGGCCGAGCCTGCCTGA
- a CDS encoding nucleotidyltransferase family protein translates to MPACNAFGIDHSSGSGMSNLGGVDPCMHDMLTLLIDPRQVRSVSLADWDRIIRLARQSRLLGVLSHRIQSHPELLPQVPGCVLGHLRSAAAYSAHRTQVLRVELAALAQAMPAEIPVVVLKGAAYILQDLESARGRLPGDVDLMVAYNDLKRAEAALLGAGWAAEEINDYDQRYYREWSHELPPMRRPGSSVELDLHHTITPVTARLKPDTALLFTDLQVVEGKRFLVLHPQDQILHAAVHLFQDSELFANLRDLVDIDSLIRTHLHSESDWQALAVRAARHNLQRPLWYALRYCQAWLATAVPDALPLAAPPAAAIRWMDWVFPRCTLPRIPDRPPPFSRRFAAQLGLLRHQWLRLPPKLLLRHLAHKGLQSLRPRPAVPRKAE, encoded by the coding sequence ATGCCTGCGTGCAATGCTTTTGGCATCGACCATAGCAGCGGCAGCGGCATGAGCAACCTGGGAGGGGTCGATCCCTGCATGCATGACATGTTGACCTTGCTGATTGACCCTAGGCAGGTGCGCAGTGTCAGTCTCGCCGATTGGGACAGGATCATTCGTCTCGCTCGGCAGTCCAGGCTGCTGGGAGTGCTCTCGCACCGAATTCAGTCGCATCCTGAACTATTGCCGCAGGTGCCGGGGTGCGTGCTGGGTCATCTGCGCTCGGCAGCAGCCTATTCGGCACATCGCACCCAGGTGCTGCGCGTCGAGCTGGCGGCTCTGGCCCAAGCAATGCCGGCCGAGATCCCGGTGGTCGTACTCAAAGGCGCGGCCTACATCTTGCAGGACCTTGAAAGCGCGCGCGGCCGCCTACCGGGTGATGTCGACCTGATGGTGGCCTACAACGATCTCAAGCGAGCCGAGGCCGCGCTGCTCGGTGCCGGTTGGGCAGCTGAAGAAATCAATGACTACGACCAGCGCTACTACCGCGAATGGAGCCATGAACTGCCCCCGATGCGCCGTCCTGGAAGTTCGGTGGAACTCGACCTGCACCACACGATCACGCCGGTGACGGCCCGTCTCAAGCCGGACACCGCCCTGCTGTTCACCGACCTGCAGGTGGTCGAGGGGAAACGATTCCTGGTCCTGCATCCGCAGGATCAGATCCTGCACGCAGCAGTCCATCTTTTTCAGGACTCCGAACTGTTCGCCAATCTGCGCGATCTGGTCGATATCGACAGCCTGATCCGCACCCACCTGCACTCGGAAAGCGACTGGCAGGCGCTCGCTGTGCGCGCTGCACGCCACAATCTTCAGCGACCCCTGTGGTATGCCCTACGCTATTGCCAAGCGTGGCTCGCCACCGCGGTACCTGACGCTCTGCCATTGGCCGCTCCACCAGCAGCGGCCATCCGCTGGATGGACTGGGTCTTTCCCCGTTGCACGCTGCCAAGAATTCCGGACCGACCGCCACCCTTCTCGCGGCGGTTTGCCGCGCAACTTGGCTTGCTCCGCCACCAGTGGCTGCGCCTGCCGCCCAAGCTGCTGCTCCGCCATCTGGCCCATAAAGGCCTGCAGTCTCTGCGACCACGTCCGGCGGTGCCGCGCAAGGCCGAATAG
- a CDS encoding cbb3-type cytochrome c oxidase subunit I: protein MPAIASGAPTHLARAWLWLGVMALIGSGLLAVLLVLSRTPGIQDVFPLKDLFRAALVVHVDLSVAVWFMAFAAVIWSAVGSASLTWLGWIGFGLAALGTALMTVSPFFPGAEPMLNNYIPVLKQPLFFTSIWIFAAGLSLTVLRALVTTWPQRPLAEPLLLGAFLGAVAALLALGAFYISWAQVPWVEGMIYYEVLFWGGGHALQFQHALLMVVAWLWIAEQLGRRLRVSARALSVLFLVAALPLLAVPAIYLLVPVGSLPHMELFAKLMLWGHPYMGPLILLGALSLWRLRGMPTNPDSPARSALLASFILFALGGVLGYLIEGVNVVIPAHYHGSTVGVTLAFMGLAYVLLPKLGFDHATGRMAVWQPHVYGAGQLLHVLGLAWSGGYGVQRKVAGADQLLTTLPQKIGMGMMGLGGLIAVIGGLMFVLVCLKAMSRHSGR, encoded by the coding sequence ATGCCGGCGATCGCTTCGGGAGCCCCCACCCACCTGGCGCGCGCCTGGCTGTGGCTGGGGGTGATGGCGCTGATCGGTTCGGGTCTGCTGGCGGTACTGCTGGTCCTGTCACGGACACCGGGGATTCAGGATGTCTTTCCGCTAAAGGATCTGTTCCGGGCTGCGCTGGTGGTGCATGTCGACCTGTCGGTAGCCGTCTGGTTCATGGCCTTTGCCGCAGTGATCTGGAGCGCCGTCGGCAGCGCCAGCTTGACGTGGCTCGGCTGGATCGGTTTCGGCCTGGCAGCGCTGGGAACGGCGCTGATGACCGTTTCACCGTTCTTCCCCGGCGCCGAACCAATGCTCAACAATTATATCCCGGTACTCAAGCAACCCCTCTTTTTTACCTCGATCTGGATCTTCGCTGCCGGCTTGAGCCTGACCGTGCTGCGCGCCCTGGTCACCACCTGGCCACAGCGCCCGCTTGCCGAGCCGCTGCTCCTCGGCGCCTTTCTCGGTGCCGTCGCGGCCTTGCTGGCGCTGGGCGCCTTCTACATATCCTGGGCGCAGGTACCCTGGGTCGAGGGAATGATATATTACGAAGTATTGTTCTGGGGTGGCGGACACGCTCTGCAGTTCCAGCATGCACTGCTGATGGTTGTCGCCTGGCTGTGGATCGCAGAGCAACTCGGCCGTCGGTTGCGGGTTTCGGCACGCGCGCTGTCGGTGCTGTTCCTGGTCGCGGCACTGCCACTGCTGGCCGTACCGGCAATCTATCTGTTGGTGCCGGTCGGCTCGCTGCCACATATGGAGCTGTTCGCCAAACTGATGCTCTGGGGCCACCCCTACATGGGGCCGTTGATTCTGCTCGGCGCCCTGTCGCTGTGGCGCTTGCGCGGCATGCCGACGAATCCCGACAGCCCTGCCAGGTCCGCTCTTCTGGCGTCCTTCATCCTGTTTGCGCTCGGGGGAGTGCTCGGTTATCTGATTGAAGGGGTGAACGTCGTCATTCCGGCGCATTACCACGGATCGACGGTCGGTGTGACACTGGCCTTCATGGGACTCGCCTATGTGCTGCTGCCGAAGCTCGGCTTCGACCACGCAACGGGCCGCATGGCGGTCTGGCAGCCTCACGTCTATGGCGCCGGGCAGTTGTTGCACGTGCTCGGTCTGGCGTGGTCGGGGGGTTATGGCGTGCAGCGCAAGGTGGCCGGTGCCGATCAGTTGCTGACGACGCTGCCGCAGAAGATCGGCATGGGCATGATGGGCCTCGGCGGCCTGATCGCGGTCATTGGGGGACTGATGTTCGTTCTCGTCTGTCTCAAGGCGATGTCGCGGCACAGCGGACGATGA
- a CDS encoding TlpA family protein disulfide reductase: MKQALGLAVTAGVATLATIGWLGYRLIEQNRMPVNDIPSALISSQQLSPAQEQAQADAVMGLTLPDLDGRPQAIAQWRDKILVVNYWASWCAPCVEEIPAFSRLQRQYAAQGVQFVGIGIDNVENMQAFVKATPISYPLLVADPAASQMPGLQIKGLPYTLVIGPDGRVQGSRLGRLDESRLNSILQRLAPR, from the coding sequence ATGAAGCAAGCACTGGGGCTGGCGGTAACGGCCGGGGTGGCGACGCTGGCGACGATTGGTTGGCTGGGTTATCGCCTGATCGAGCAGAATCGTATGCCGGTCAATGATATTCCCTCCGCCTTGATCTCGTCACAGCAACTGTCGCCAGCGCAGGAGCAGGCACAGGCCGATGCAGTCATGGGGCTGACGCTGCCCGATCTCGACGGGCGCCCGCAGGCGATTGCGCAGTGGCGTGACAAGATTCTGGTGGTCAATTACTGGGCCAGCTGGTGCGCCCCTTGCGTCGAGGAAATACCCGCCTTCTCACGCCTGCAGCGCCAATATGCGGCGCAAGGCGTACAGTTTGTCGGCATCGGTATCGACAATGTGGAAAACATGCAGGCCTTCGTCAAGGCCACGCCGATCTCCTATCCGCTCCTGGTCGCCGATCCGGCTGCCAGCCAGATGCCTGGCCTGCAGATCAAGGGCCTGCCCTATACATTGGTGATTGGCCCTGACGGCCGGGTGCAGGGTAGCCGCCTGGGTCGGCTCGACGAGTCCCGACTGAACTCGATCCTGCAGCGCCTCGCCCCGCGGTAA
- the map gene encoding type I methionyl aminopeptidase: MSITCKTPQEIEKMRVAGRLTAEVLDYIAPYVKSGVTTGELDQLCHDYIVQVQGCIPAPLNYAPPGYKPYPKSICTSINHQVCHGVPGDRQLRNGDIVNLDVTVISNGYHGDSSRMFQVGETSVQARRLCEVTYDCLWLGIVQVRAGAHLGDIGHAIQQHAEKSGYSVVREFCGHGIGAKFHEEPQVLHYGRPHTGIELKAGMVFTIEPMINAGKAAIRTMADGWTIVTKDHSLSAQWEHTILVTDTGYEVLTVSKATALRPDWIR, translated from the coding sequence ATGAGCATTACTTGCAAGACTCCTCAAGAAATCGAAAAGATGCGCGTCGCCGGTCGCCTTACCGCCGAGGTGCTCGACTACATCGCGCCCTATGTGAAGTCTGGAGTCACCACCGGCGAACTCGATCAACTTTGCCATGATTACATCGTGCAGGTTCAAGGCTGCATTCCGGCGCCACTCAACTATGCCCCACCCGGCTACAAGCCTTATCCGAAGTCGATTTGCACTTCGATCAATCACCAGGTCTGTCACGGCGTTCCGGGTGACCGGCAATTAAGGAACGGCGACATCGTCAACCTCGACGTGACCGTGATCAGCAACGGCTACCATGGCGACAGCAGCCGCATGTTTCAGGTCGGTGAAACCTCTGTGCAGGCGCGGCGGCTATGCGAGGTCACCTACGATTGCCTCTGGCTGGGCATTGTGCAGGTCCGTGCTGGCGCACATCTCGGCGACATCGGTCACGCGATTCAGCAACATGCAGAGAAATCCGGCTATTCGGTGGTCCGTGAGTTCTGCGGCCACGGCATCGGCGCCAAGTTCCACGAAGAACCCCAGGTACTTCATTATGGGCGGCCGCATACCGGCATCGAGCTCAAAGCCGGCATGGTGTTTACCATCGAACCGATGATCAATGCCGGCAAGGCCGCGATTCGAACTATGGCCGATGGCTGGACGATCGTCACCAAGGATCATAGCTTGTCCGCACAATGGGAGCATACCATCCTGGTGACCGACACGGGCTACGAAGTCCTCACCGTGTCGAAGGCGACTGCTTTGCGGCCAGACTGGATCAGGTAG
- a CDS encoding [protein-PII] uridylyltransferase, with protein sequence MNSEAFDRSAIVAGCRSRLHAGQTTIRERYLGEGDAARLLRERCQLVDEVLCDLWRTLALPASLALVAVGGYGRGELYPASDVDILLLLPQAPDEVLTAQLERAVALFYDIALDIAPSVRTVEECSHTAAADLTIQTALLEARLLAGNRELFQDACKELKGQIDPQAFFEAKRMEQEQRHRRYQDSPYSLEPNCKEAPGGLRDLQTILWIARAAGYGDSWEDLAQHGFITQEEQLQLKRCVGFLQRLRTHLHLHVGRREDRLLFDFQTALAERMGFVPTDTRRASERLMQGYYRTAKEVTQINTILLLNIGAAISPPPEQWPLPINERFQNRHDLLDVVNEDIFDRHPGAMLEAFLLMQKNSDLQGMTARTLRALWHARTRIDADFRRDPENRACFLEILKQPRGVLHELRRMNQFGILGRYLPNFGKIVGQMQHDLFHVYTVDQHSLQVLRNLRRFLADEFAHEYPLCSELISDFPRCWVLYVAALFHDIGKGRGGDHSELGAVDATEFCAEHGIAAEDSQLIVWLVRWHLLMSSVAQKQDIADPDILGTFATMVKDERHLVALYLFTVADIRGTSPKVWNTWKGQLLEQLFRSTCRTLLAGGQVPVRQGLIEERQQEALRLLRYFALPDAVHQRLWKQLDTVYFLRHSAEEIAWHTRALHYRTRVEQPVVKARVNPQGEGLEVLIYTKDQRDLFARLVGFFSRAGYTIVDAKIHTTRHGYALDSFMLLDLSDRGSDRAMISYIEHELKARLNRQSPPEAPGSGRLSRQVRHFPIQPLVTIEPDEKGSHYVLSIAAADRPGLLYMIAMTLAAHCASLHTAKISTLGERVEDTFLISGGGLGEAANRVRLETELLERLKL encoded by the coding sequence ATGAACAGTGAAGCCTTCGATCGTTCGGCGATCGTCGCCGGTTGCAGGTCACGCCTGCATGCTGGCCAAACGACGATCCGTGAGCGTTATCTCGGCGAAGGTGATGCGGCACGCCTGTTGCGCGAGCGTTGCCAACTGGTAGACGAAGTCCTCTGCGACCTGTGGCGAACACTGGCATTGCCGGCTTCACTGGCTTTGGTGGCGGTCGGTGGTTACGGACGCGGCGAACTCTATCCCGCCTCTGATGTTGACATCCTGTTGCTGTTGCCACAAGCGCCCGACGAAGTATTGACTGCTCAACTCGAGCGCGCGGTTGCGCTCTTCTACGACATCGCTCTCGATATCGCTCCTAGCGTGCGCACCGTCGAAGAGTGTTCGCACACCGCCGCCGCCGACCTGACGATTCAAACTGCATTGCTCGAAGCACGCCTGTTGGCAGGGAATCGCGAACTGTTCCAGGATGCCTGTAAAGAACTCAAGGGACAGATTGATCCACAGGCCTTCTTCGAAGCGAAGCGGATGGAACAGGAACAGCGTCACCGCCGCTACCAAGATTCTCCCTACAGCCTGGAACCCAACTGCAAGGAAGCTCCGGGTGGGCTGCGGGATCTGCAAACAATCCTGTGGATCGCCCGTGCGGCTGGCTACGGTGACTCCTGGGAAGATCTCGCGCAGCATGGCTTCATCACCCAGGAAGAACAACTGCAACTGAAGCGCTGTGTCGGTTTTCTGCAGCGTCTGCGCACGCACCTGCACCTGCACGTCGGCCGGCGCGAAGACCGTCTGCTGTTTGATTTCCAGACGGCACTCGCCGAACGGATGGGTTTCGTGCCCACCGATACCCGCAGGGCTAGTGAACGGCTGATGCAGGGTTACTACCGAACAGCCAAGGAAGTCACGCAGATCAACACGATCCTGCTGTTGAACATCGGCGCTGCAATATCACCACCGCCGGAGCAGTGGCCCCTGCCGATCAATGAACGCTTCCAGAACCGGCACGACCTGCTGGATGTGGTTAACGAAGACATCTTCGACAGGCATCCCGGGGCGATGCTCGAAGCTTTTCTGTTGATGCAGAAAAACTCCGATCTGCAGGGAATGACGGCGCGCACCTTGCGCGCCTTGTGGCATGCACGGACCCGGATTGACGCCGATTTCCGCCGTGACCCCGAGAATCGCGCCTGTTTTCTGGAAATCCTCAAACAGCCGCGCGGCGTTCTGCATGAGCTGCGTCGGATGAACCAGTTCGGAATTCTGGGTCGCTATCTGCCGAATTTCGGCAAGATTGTCGGCCAGATGCAACACGATCTGTTTCACGTCTATACCGTCGATCAGCACAGCCTGCAGGTCCTGCGCAACCTGCGCCGTTTTCTCGCCGACGAATTCGCGCATGAGTATCCGCTGTGCAGCGAGTTGATCAGTGATTTCCCCCGTTGCTGGGTACTCTACGTGGCGGCACTGTTCCACGACATCGGCAAGGGACGCGGCGGTGACCACTCGGAACTCGGTGCCGTGGATGCTACCGAGTTTTGCGCCGAGCACGGCATCGCGGCCGAGGACAGTCAACTGATCGTCTGGCTGGTTCGCTGGCATCTACTGATGTCCAGCGTCGCCCAGAAACAGGACATTGCCGATCCGGACATCCTTGGTACCTTTGCCACGATGGTCAAGGACGAACGCCACCTAGTCGCCCTCTACCTGTTCACTGTCGCCGACATTCGTGGCACCAGTCCGAAAGTCTGGAATACCTGGAAAGGACAGCTCCTCGAACAGCTTTTCCGGAGTACCTGCCGCACCCTGCTGGCGGGCGGTCAGGTACCGGTCAGGCAGGGCCTGATCGAGGAACGCCAGCAGGAAGCCCTGCGCCTGCTGCGCTACTTCGCGCTGCCCGACGCGGTGCACCAACGTCTGTGGAAGCAGCTCGACACGGTGTATTTCCTGCGCCATTCCGCTGAAGAAATCGCCTGGCACACGCGCGCCCTGCACTATCGGACTCGCGTCGAGCAGCCGGTGGTCAAGGCACGGGTGAACCCACAGGGCGAAGGACTGGAGGTGTTGATCTATACGAAGGATCAGCGCGATCTGTTCGCGCGCCTGGTCGGCTTTTTCAGCCGTGCCGGCTACACTATCGTCGATGCCAAGATCCACACCACCCGTCACGGCTATGCACTGGACAGCTTCATGCTGCTCGATCTCAGCGATCGCGGCAGTGACCGTGCAATGATCAGCTATATCGAGCACGAGCTGAAAGCGCGGCTCAACCGCCAGAGTCCGCCCGAGGCACCCGGCAGCGGGCGCCTCTCGCGGCAGGTCAGGCACTTCCCGATTCAGCCGCTGGTCACCATCGAGCCGGACGAAAAAGGCTCGCACTATGTCCTGTCAATCGCTGCGGCCGATCGTCCGGGACTGCTGTACATGATCGCCATGACCCTGGCCGCGCATTGTGCTAGTCTCCACACGGCAAAAATTTCGACGCTCGGCGAGCGCGTTGAAGATACCTTCCTGATCAGCGGCGGAGGCCTCGGTGAAGCGGCCAACCGTGTCAGGCTGGAAACGGAATTGCTGGAGCGCCTGAAACTCTGA
- a CDS encoding HprK-related kinase A, which produces MIAACPRIRDLPPSLLAQRFSEASVTLDYGAALVRVRTVLQPFVRDFQRVYGAFSLAEEASFADFHTEVCSGKGLRAIFRPQSRFLIDGIQPFDPFPREQALPHFEWGVNWCFGKRFNQYVLLHSGVLALDDRGVIMAAPPGSGKSTLTAAMMLRGFRLLSDEFGVLCPHTGQLWPMLKPVALKNRSIDVIRAYTDQAILGPVYGGTRKGDVVHLAPDEASVDARRLPARPHLVLFPLFREGAALTTRRLPREEAFARLAFNSFNYDLLGRISFNAVADVIDACPAFELEYSRLDEAIECLRAMLLASTIAAAAA; this is translated from the coding sequence ATGATTGCCGCCTGCCCGAGAATTCGAGACCTGCCGCCAAGCCTGCTGGCACAGCGTTTTTCAGAGGCATCGGTAACGCTCGATTATGGCGCTGCATTGGTCCGTGTCAGGACCGTCCTCCAGCCCTTCGTGCGAGATTTTCAGCGGGTCTACGGGGCATTTTCACTGGCTGAAGAAGCCAGTTTTGCGGATTTTCACACCGAAGTGTGTTCCGGAAAGGGCTTGCGGGCAATCTTTAGGCCGCAATCCCGTTTCCTGATCGACGGCATTCAGCCATTCGATCCCTTTCCCAGAGAGCAGGCGCTTCCCCACTTCGAATGGGGTGTCAACTGGTGTTTCGGAAAGCGCTTCAACCAATATGTCCTGTTGCACTCCGGTGTCCTGGCTCTTGATGATCGCGGCGTGATCATGGCTGCACCGCCTGGCTCCGGCAAGAGCACGCTGACGGCGGCCATGATGCTGCGCGGGTTTCGGCTGTTGTCCGACGAGTTTGGCGTACTCTGCCCACACACCGGTCAGCTATGGCCAATGCTCAAGCCGGTGGCACTCAAGAATCGCTCGATCGACGTCATCCGCGCCTACACCGACCAAGCGATCCTTGGCCCCGTCTACGGAGGAACCCGCAAGGGAGACGTGGTCCACCTGGCTCCCGATGAGGCCAGCGTTGATGCCAGGAGACTGCCTGCCCGCCCGCATCTGGTACTTTTTCCCCTTTTTCGGGAAGGCGCCGCACTGACGACCCGTCGGCTACCCAGAGAGGAAGCTTTTGCACGCCTGGCTTTCAACAGCTTCAACTACGATCTGCTCGGGCGGATCTCCTTCAATGCCGTGGCCGATGTCATCGACGCTTGTCCGGCCTTCGAACTCGAATACAGCCGGCTGGATGAGGCTATCGAATGCCTGCGTGCAATGCTTTTGGCATCGACCATAGCAGCGGCAGCGGCATGA